A genomic region of Arachis hypogaea cultivar Tifrunner chromosome 5, arahy.Tifrunner.gnm2.J5K5, whole genome shotgun sequence contains the following coding sequences:
- the LOC112802046 gene encoding inositol oxygenase 4 — MATVEVAKNMGQSSETNDESSKGFDAPDTNAFGHSFRSYDAESERQKGVEEFYKQQHINQTYDYVKKMREEYGKFNKGEMSIWECCELLNSVVDDSDPDLDEPQIQHLLQSAEAIRKDFPNEDWMHLTALIHDLGKILLLPQFGSLPQWAVVGDTFPVGCAFDKSNVHYKYFEQNPDFHNPKYNTKNGIYEEGCGLDKVMMSWGHDDYMYMVCLANGTTLPPPALFIIRYHSFYPLHREGAYKQFMNESDHEGLKWLHTFNKYDLYSKSKVKVDVEKVKPYYMSLINKYFPEKLKW, encoded by the exons ATGGCAACCGTTG aagttgCAAAGAACATGGGACAATCATCAGAAACCAATGATGAATCATCCAAGGGATTTGATGCTCCAGACACCAATGCATTTGGACATTCATTCAG GAGCTATGATGCTGAAAGTGAAAGGCAAAAGGGTGTAGAGGAATTCTATAAGCAACAACACATCAACCAGACATATGACTAT GTGAAGAAAATGAGAGAGGAGTATGGGAAATTCAACAAAGGAGAAATGAGTATATGGGAATGTTGTGAGCTTCTCAATTCAGTGGTGGATGACAGTGATCCTGATTTGGATGAACCTCAAATCCAGCATTTATTACAATCTGCTGAAGCTATTAGAAAAGATTTTCCCAATGAAGATTGGATGCATTTGACTGCTCTTATTCATG ATCTTGGAAAGatccttcttcttcctcaattTGGTTCACTTCCTCAATGGGCCGTCGTTG GTGACACATTCCCGGTTGGGTGTGCTTTTGATAAGTCAAATGTTCACTATAAG TATTTCGAGCAAAATCCTGATTTTCACAACCCTAAATATAACACTAAAAATGGGATTTATGAAGAAGGATGTGGACTAGACAAAGTAATGATGTCATGGGGTCATGACGATTACATGTACATG GTTTGTTTGGCAAATGGAACTACTTTGCCTCCACCAGCATTGTTCATTATCAGATATCACTCTTTCTACC CTTTACATAGGGAAGGAGCATATAAACAATTCATGAATGAATCAGATCATGAGGGTTTGAAGTGGCTCCATACATTCAA caAATATGATCTCTACAGCAAGAGCAAAGTCAAAGTTGATGTTGAAAAAGTCAAGCCTTATTACATGTCTCTCATTAACAAG tatttcccagaaaagcttaagtgGTGA